The Chrysemys picta bellii isolate R12L10 chromosome 10, ASM1138683v2, whole genome shotgun sequence genome segment tcttgatgctgatcatctatggtggcctttaaccttagtctcatctcaagttctttcctctctggtgatttgctgccttctcatggcatgccagatttctagccagatttttccagtcctttgttcctgtagaacccaatgtggctggaacattagactggaagagtttgcaacaaaaacagtatgcagcattctgggtttttgagtacataagccatggtctctccactttgtcaccattggggatttcacgccagtaatgtgttggatggaaacttctattttcattgtctttggggaacatgaagtttttcacttgctgtagcacatgcagtacaaggaagtccctcaggctactgctcaagtgggtccacagtcctggatcatctagacttaaggaactaaattcagcagcagctgtttcttgcgcctcttCTCTgagctacacttttcttcaggaatgtgcatggttacatccatgtgagatggagatatggatgctgcagtagctgccaggtcacctgcactctgactaactggaagatcaggcatctcctcaccactcacatcttcactggggccggaaggctcactgtgaaatatgtatctcaggagagctccttcctacttagatagaaaagcttcctttgctttctttctttttctgaatgctgctgcagaggggcgtcttcttctttcactcatgactgctatcctatgccagtggctctcaacactcaattgaaggggacaaataagcaggctggtagcagggcctgagtgagggaagatatcggtgtcttaagggcctaactggctcctactacttcagttgactgcctgttctcctcaagtgggttcagggaagcttcaggaaacaggaagttccctgagaagctggtgttaatcagtccaggctcctgggggtgatagagaggtacataaaaggctccttctcctctctctccctgcagctcctgctgctttctgttattccctcacaccttttctcctgcctgcctcttatatctcttgtgccctccttcctccagcacagcactccagcaTCTCTGTGCATTTAGAGCAGAGAGactacatatgcaccagcagcagacacaattttctacacgctgggtcctagtggcacccccccacagtctggcacctgaggcaactgcctcagttcgcctcatggtaaggccagccctgaccctgaccccctcctgtgccccaacccccagtccAAGCCCTGATCCTCATCCCGGCCTCTGaatccctcgatcccagcccggagcaccctcctgcaccccaaacccctcatccccagccccaccccagagtctgtacccccagctggagccctcagcccccctgcactccattccccctgccccagcctggagcacccttccacaccctgaattgcccatttctggccccaccccagagtccacacccagAGCTCATACCCTCTCCTGCACCGCAACCCTCTGAGCCAGCTTGGTGAAAATAAGCGAGTgcatgagggtggggagagcgagtgatggggggggggatggagtgagcaaggggcagggcctcagaaggCGTGGGGTAAGGGCGgggtctcagaggaggggcaaggcaagggtgtttggttttgtgcaagtagaaagttggcaaccctgcttGGGTCTCCCAGGGACGCAGAGAACCTCAGCCAAGGGGGGCCAGGTTCTGCGAATCTCTCCCACTATTCTTGGGGGGCGGGTCTTTGAGCCCCCGCCTTCCTGCCATTCGACCCACAGGGCAAAATCCTGGCTTTGTTGAAGTCAAAGGCACAACTCCCCTGGGCCTCTTTCCCAGGAGATGTAATTAAAAACTAACCATCCTGCCCTTCAAAGCCTGCTACCAGGCAGCACAGCCTAGAGCCACCCCCTAAGCCAGGCCTGGCACAAGTGATGTGTTTCCCTCACTGGAGCATCTGGACACCTGATTTAAATCAAGGAAATCTTAGGTTCTGCTGaccagctgggaccccagagatGTGCGAGGACTGCTGTGATCCAGGGGCCTCTCAGTGCCAGAGGGAAGAGGTTATAGGGATGCCCTGGGCCTCAGGGGTGGCCCATCCatataggcgaactaggcggtcgcctagggtgccaagtgaaATGGGGAGCCAAATttgagggggggaaatcaatttttttttaaaatgaaaaaaaaaatacaaataaaataacgaagatgtcattatttcaattcctgtgCACATACggagggaatatgaattataattaatttctctacatttctgagaatttattaatatgtcaagtcttttatttactgcaaaaataaataatattttagtgaatttttgtttcaatttgcgacatagggtcaagatgacccattccgcaattttgataagcaataactcagccacaatgaaacacatctGCTGGcggcaagagctgcaatgctagtgacacctaactcgaatatacatcaaggtcgcatagccagaaattcatgtagagcggagatatcacaagttgatacatgtcaaacggtcattttaacacacatcgcaggtagatggttaagaattgagcgaatactgtggaaaattgtgtatCTTGGtgacaaagaataaagaataacatctttcagcattataaatccaaaatgggAGTATCTTTAAGTGTTATTAAACCTTAGCattattatcgggctgtataattatgaactttcctttgttataactggttcacatgtaataaataaggtccataaaaggaAAGTAACAGCGTTAACGCTTAATAGACTACGAGAGCGATGATGTCACACTCCAAGCAGGTAACcctgaggaaggggattactttccaaacaaccagTGTTGGGTTGTAACGTCAAAAAAGGTCATTGTGTTTCCGTGTAAACGcggtaactaactgttttaataggtaagtgagtgtatgttactaatcattgaacctttaagcagtgaaaagatgtgttgggatggctgcaatgtggtttaaatcgccAACCATGTGGTGGGTGTGACAGCCATACTTAacgctataatgcttgcagttgggagcacagtacataacaatattcaaatgccccatggcagaaagaggaaaaagaaaatcctCAGGAGTAaatgaaaggctgagaaggaaaaggaccaagcaaaacagcagggatccttcctaaaatatcttctctttaatccaaataaagatggaagcagtacACAGCATcaagatgaaggaattttacttggagaggaggttagctcacatccgcatggaagcagtttggaacatcaagatgaggGTATATTACTTTGAGATGAGAGGTAGCTCAtatccacaaaaaagcagtttggaaactcaagatgatagaaacttacttctagatgaaggcagctcacagcatcagactgatatggaagtgaagaaaatttattcaccttcagagacatatgcagaaattgaagtaaatgaagtagaaggaagaaaggatgaggaagttacaaacaagttacagtatggggacccagcttcatggcccagatgtgatgatagtgtgcggcaaattctcgtggaacatggacccaaacaagttcatgaatttcccttccctaagtatggaaataaaagaaacttctctgctcagcattacaagaggaaactcattaatggggaagaaattcatcgaaactggttacaatattcagtgttttgcttttgctgcaagttgtttagaaatcaagcaattggtacatcacttactgaaaatggtttgaaggactggaaaacatcttcaattctctcttcacatgaaagaagtacagaacatttggaatgttttcaaaattggaaagaacttgaattacaattgaaaaaaggaaaaactatcaatgaagaaaatttacgtgtgatcaaggaaaaagaagaatattggcaacgaATATTAGAGCatctgattgctttagtgagaattctcggtgggcaaaatttagcattccgTGGCCgcagtagaaatgaaaaattatacactccaggtagtggaaacttttaaaatttgttgaatacctagctttgtttgatccagtcatgaaggagcatctacgtaaaattactgatcatgaaacacaggttcattacttaggaaaaaatagcagaatgaactgattcaaatcctagaaaatgccattaaaaagaaaattgtagaagctgaccattctgcaaaatacttttcaataatactggactgtacaccagatgtgagtcatgttgaacaaatgacaatgatcattcgttttgtggatatggaaaagtctgcagattaagataatgttgaagtgctcataaaggaacatttttggggtttcgtaccactgaaggagatgactggagcatttatgacaaactattctacaagagcttgaaacaatgtcattatctgttgaaaacttatgtGGCCAAGGTTATGATAATGTgagtaatatgaagggtaaagacaatggtgtgcaaatgagaatgatggaaatcaatcctagggcctttttcgttccttgcagtgcgcagtctctgaatttggttgtcaatgatgctgctagatgctgtttggaggcaagcagtttctttgacctggtgcaatgTGTTTATGTGTTTTTCTCAGACTCAACATgccgttgggagattctgactcgccatgtgaattctctaactgtgaaaccacttagaCAAGACGGTAGAgtcgcattgatgctttgaaACCTCTtcgctatgaacttggaaacatttatgatgccttaattgaaatttctgatgatactacctttattggatcatctggcaatacggCACATTCTGATGGAGTAGCACTTGCAAATGCCCTtttcaagttcaaatttgtgacttcactcattttgtggtataatatcctttttgagattaacctcactagtaagcagctttaggaaaagaacttgaacatacattctgctattcaaaaactgcagcaaaccaaaaatattctggaggaattcagaagtgatgaagggttcaaAAGTacactggtagattctctcgagcttgctgaagaaatagactttccgacagaatttgaaccagagccagtttgcatttggcaaaagaaacagcagttttcgtatgaaggatgagacacacccattcagaacccaaaacaaaggttcaaagtgaatttctactttgcagtccttgatactgctgtTCACTCggttgatgaaagatttcaatagatgcagcagctagagtcagtatttggctttctatatgatatccacagcttgtaaaagaaaacagcaaaacagataagagaattttgtataaaactagagtcggcattgactcatgaaaattcaaaagatattgatgctacagattcgtgtagtgagcttcaggctttttcaagacgacttaagaaacattccgctcctgaagaagtactgaagtttgtttgtgaaaataaactcacggacagttttccaaacatttttatagttctacgcattcttttaactttgccagtttccatagctagtggggaacgtagcttctcaaaattaaaattgataaaaacatatctgcgttcaacaatagtgcaagagagacttgttggacttgccacaatgttaatagagcatgaaatagctggaaaactggatctaaaagaactagtgactgaattttcaaaacttaaagcaagaaaagttaTGTTTTAAGaccacagagtgttttttattcggaatgttttgtaaatacaggttaaagttcattgaagagttttcttacTTCTTTCTATATTGGAATTATGTATCTATACTGGGGATCATGTTCTTAACACTGTGACATGGGGCTGGGCACCAGCAAGTGTTCAAcaagtttctttcaggcaggagACACTTCTCTACCTGCCTGAGTGTGTGTAGATTGAGTATGCTGTCTATTTCTCAATGGAGGCTGtaacattctgtaccttgggggagcgcCCTGTAAcctccatattccccacttatATATGACATATAAAGGcctataaagcatgccttgtaaggtagcagcggaaaggttatgatctgctgaaagtcatttctctatccatatatgtatatcattaatgcatatgtagtgatgagaattgtgttgtatggttgtcactaaaacatgctgtaagttggggaatcagccagatattagtcctccagagacaacagcaaggaaagtaactaaCACCCgggcggggtgtcaaacaacccatcaacagccattgtccagcaagggagctacaattcagtgactcacctgcatgagacCACACccggggaattgctcaaccttgcctggagactcagcaatgcccaccagacatgcctggacttgtgttttccaagcacatggactgagggtataaaactgaACATAGGGAGGCCCATGCTTtgcctttctccttcacccacctacgctgcaagcaacaaggacacccTGAAAATGccaactgaggggactggcccagatttcaagggtgaaatctgtatactatgaactgcagtatccagtggggtgagaaaaactgcttaatctagatgttgcccagtctaatagggttgagagtttagactgcgtgcttatacttatttcttttggtaactaactctgactttttgcctatcacttaaaatctatcttttgtagtcaataaatttgttttactgtttatttttaccagtgagtttgcatGAAGTTTGtagcaaatctgctcaggttttgcaaagcctggtgtatatccactttccattgatgaactggtgaaccaattaataaatctgcactgcccaccttgagcagtgcaagatggtatattcctgggatacagtgctgggagctggggggatttggctctggtgcctttctctgtgtgattcatgagtggccctgggagcattcatgtaatctagctgggtgtggggtatccacatgcggttgtgctgagtgataacagcacttggaggggtttgctgctggtcactagcaaggcattgtgagagacagcccaggctggagagagttaagggggcacagaggtcccacagtcccaggctgcaccccggggatcctgtCAGAGAGGCCTAGCTAGAATCTGAGCAAAAAGCCAATCACACGACTGCAAAGTCTTCCAGGGGAAAACCAAGCAGCAGGGAGTCACCTTGTTTACAAGTAAAGACAATGGAGAAGTGtaactggggctgcagaggcacCCCAGGGGTCCAAGCTGCCAGCTGGCTTGTCTTACGAATGGAGGGGCAGAGCCAGTCTGGCTGTTTGACGTTGGAGAGCCACTTTAGGCTGGCTAACCTTTACgggtgtcataaacatacagccaaggatagcataaaatccctcctttacctgtaaagggttaagaagctcagataaccttgttcgcacctgaccagaaggaccaatggggaaagaagatactttcaaatggggggggggggggagactttgTTTTGTGCTCTGTGGGTGTTCTCTTGGGAGACAAAGGGAGAGAtcaagcaagtaatccagctcctactgaaatgatacatctaatattacagaaatagtaagtaatagcaaggaaatgcgttacagtatcttttgttttagcttgtaattttcccctatgctaagagggaggtttattcctgtttttttgtaactttaaagtttgcCTAGAGGAAAATCCTCTCTGTTTTAactcttattaccctgtaaaattaccttccatcccgattttacagaagtgtttcttttactttttcccccttataataaaagttctgtttttaagaatctgattgggtttttagtGCCCccaaaacccaagggtctggtctgtgctcaccttggttactctcaagcctccccaggaaagggggtgaaggagcttggggggatatttggggaaaacaggaactccaagtggtccttttcctgaatctttgtctaactcacttggtggtggcagcatactgtccaaggacaagaaaaaatttgtgccttgggaaagtttttaacctaagctggtaaaaataagcatagggggtctttcatgcggatccccacatctgtaccctaaagttcaaagtggggagggaaccctaaaTGTGTAACCATTTGGTGCCATTAAATTGACTTGCTTCTTCTCAAATCTCTGCTCTGTTAAATGATCCTCTTTTGTTTTGACTACAAACATATCCTCGTGCTGTGAGCGGGGAACCTGCGGTGTAACTTGCAAGCTGGTGCGTAGTGTTCCTTGGGGGCAGCAGAGCTGTGAATTCTGTCAGCGCCCAGTGGGACAGGGGCTGGGCGCTCTAGGGCACCCATGGGGCTGGGCTGACACAAAGTGAGGTGTTCTTACAATGAAGGGAATTGACCTTTGGGCCAGAGGGTGGGTTCCTCATCACTCGAGATCTCTAAGTCAAGACTGGGTGTCTTTCCAGAGGATCTCCTCGGGGCTCCTGGGGGAGGATCTCTGccctgcgttatgcaggaggccagagtAGGTCACTGTGGGCCTGTCTGATCTGAAATCTATGAATTGCTGCCCCACTTCTCCCCGGCCCCTGCGTTCCCAGGGGCTACGTTTCCAGCTGAGCACGCGGGGCTCCAGCTGgcgccaatgggagttgtgggtgctcccCACTTCAGAGGATCCAGCCTATCTGTGCCTGTGCATCTCTATCCCCACCAGACCCCAGTGGAGCGCATACAACCTAGCTGGGACAGGCAGCCTCGGACCAGGGCTCCCCCCTCCCTAGGGCAGGAGAGGGGTGGTGAGATGGGGAGCATTGGGAGTGTGGGGATGAGTCAGGGAGGGAAAGTGGGGGGCCAGAGGGGAGCACagtgggggaggaaagggagtGTGGGCACCACAGAGAGGGAGCAAGTGGGAGGGCAGAGCGGGCGATGTCGGGGGGTGAGCAGCAATGGCTCTAAGGatctccctgccctcccagcccaGCAGCGACTCAGCCGCTGCCCGGCCCAGGCTGTCCCTAGGGGCTGCCGCAAGGCAgcagcaacccctccccccagcctccctggcagcctGTTACCTGCACGGCCCGCATGCCACGGGGGTAGCGGGCGATGCTGTTGCGGATGAGCTCCACCCTCTCCCAGTGGCGCTCCCAGGGCTCCCGGGCGTACTCCGACTGCTGCTGCCTCAGCCGCCCCATGAGCCGCTGGTTCTCCACCCCGATCTGCGCCAGCTCCCGGCGACGCCTCTCACTGCTAAGGCTGGGGGCAGAGAACAAGCGGAGGAGCTGTGGTGCCCTTTTAGCCTCCCCTCCTGGGCCCAGCCCTCTCTGCAGGCTCCTCCACCTTGAGGTCCCGCCCCGATGCTACTgggccagcagctgctcagcattCTCCCTGATGCAGGGTTCCCCTGCCCTCGCCCTTTGCTGGGCAGAGAAGAGCAGGGGGGAAGACCAATCAATCCACCCAATGCCAGCTGGGACCCGTAGGCCCCATCTCCCACCCCCAGTTTCTCCAGGCCCTCCCTCAGCTCCAGGCAGCCCAGCTGGACTTCCCACACGGACTGCCCCAGTGCCGCCCATGCTCCATCATCCTGCTCCTCACCTGGGGGGCCTGTGGGCTAGGGTaaggccctgcaccccactcTCCACCGTGGCCCATCagacagctgggagccagggggtggAGTGTGGCCAGTGGGTGGTTCCAGCGgtggaactccctgctgcagggaatcAGACCAACCCAGAAGTTTCCACCTCTTCACACAACCCTTCCCAAGCAgacagggaaggagcctgggacagggacagaggaggaggatgtggtgGGAGAGAAGCAAGGGGTGGATTGGACCTTTCATGGCCGATTCTAGGGCCAATTGTGGTTTTGTATCAGGTGGGTGTTATAAATGCAGTAGAGGCTGGGCAGACAGCAGGACAGGCACTACTGTGGCTGGCCTGAGAAGCACAAAGACGTTGAAGGGTCTCCTGTAAGGAATGGcgtggggcagctggggagagggtggATGGGGCATATGGGGCAGAGCGATGGGATCCCTCTGCATTCAGCACTCGCTGCAGGGATGCCTGAATGTTCTACCCAgcttgctcctttctgccccctccagagCAGCGATGGGTCTGAGTTACACCAGAGCCTGGCTGTGGATGACAAATCCCCGTAGCGCATGGGGGGGTCCCAGCCTGGGGTcctggctcaggcccatctctcccCACGCGCTGCCGCTGGGAAGAGGACTGGAGAACTGTCTGTTGGGCTCACATGGCCCAGGCCCCAGAGAGGCCTGGGGCGGGTGGGACTTGCACCCTCCAGCACTTCAGCTATAGCTTCAGCAGATCTAGTTTTAAGTGTCCCAGCCCACGGGGCTTCCCCGGGCCCTTTGGAGCGTGTCCTCAGGCGTTGAGCTGCTCTTACGGGctgtctcctgctctgccccagatttCCTGGCTGACTCAGGACCCCTGTCACAAGGACTGAAAGATCCAGATACATTAGAGCAAGTTAAGGCCCGAGGAGGTGTGGCCCACTATGGGTCTAGTCAGCACCTGCTGTCAGTCCTGGCTCATCGGCCGCTTCCTTGTCCAAACAGACCCAGGGAGGGGCTGAGATGATGTTACTGGGTGGGGGAACTGGCTGGCTCCTCCCCACTCAGGGGTCCCTTTGTCATGCagttcctgccctgcccccccccccccccccccagccattcccagctctcactgccagccccatgccctgccAGCGGCACAGACCTGCATATACTGTAGCTATTCCAGTTGTCCACGCGCCCCCTGGACTGCACAATGGCGACTAGCCTGGCCAAGCGAATGCAGTCGTCTCTTTCTCTAATGGCCTGGCGCTCTCTGTCTAGCTGGAGAGGGACAAAATCCAGAGCGTAAAGCCGCCCCCTCCTTGAGGCAACTAACAGATCACGTCATCAATCAGTCACCCCAtcagctctgcccactctctgcccctctcacaacaaagcactttacaaaccatCTCAGGACGAGGCTCCAGTGCAATGCAACCAGCTCTGGGGCTTAGGAGGGGAATGGAAGTGGAATAATGTATCAGATTGAACCTGCTGGCAGCCCTTGAGCTGGAATTGCCCAGGCCCCCAGAGCTAAAACGGCAGCCTTGGGAAATGTGCCAGGGGATCTTTAATGATCACAAGTGACAGGACCAGCCTGCAGAAGggccctccagcagcacagcaccctaACGCCATGCTAGGGCATTGGGTCAGTAGTGACCCCGAGGgaagagcaccccctgctggctcgcCAATGCCCATGTCTGGGTGATTACATCACTTGCATGCAAAAGGCAGGTGGAAGGTCATGGCCAATCCCCTGCCAGGTGGTTTATAAAGGATCTGAGCAGGATgagcggtggggtgggggagatgaaagggggctccctgtgccccccccccccccgaggcccaGGCCAGGAAATCCCCTGCCATCAGGGGTTTCTGGGGCCAGTACCCAGAGCCCACTGGGGGGGGGTCTCCTGTGGTAAGGGCCTGTGTCTTTGAAAGGGCCCCAtcctgacatcagtgggagtctgCCAGTGCCAGGCCCTCAGGCGG includes the following:
- the LOC101936937 gene encoding sperm axonemal maintenance protein CFAP97D1-like, whose protein sequence is MSRDYQPILPAASRYLQEKWDKAAYRQHRSKVDLASPAVDTQGLQPPSHLQLNLKRMQLDRERQAIRERDDCIRLARLVAIVQSRGRVDNWNSYSICSLSSERRRRELAQIGVENQRLMGRLRQQQSEYAREPWERHWERVELIRNSIARYPRGMRAVQFSVIELGGQ